The sequence below is a genomic window from Uranotaenia lowii strain MFRU-FL chromosome 2, ASM2978415v1, whole genome shotgun sequence.
tcacattgatcagtttcttttctgacggttttaacgagttttcttgattataaaggatacaaaacatcttcataatatttactcatgcaagtttatcaattttaacttgattttcaacgttttaatttaaaatatttataatcgaaaaaagaactatgatcCTGCCTACATTAAGGagcaaaaattatgataattgctaaatagtttgagctttaTTTCACCCTTACACATTCCcttaggccctcccactatttacattttttttttaaagataacgATTTGATAGCGTTTCTATCtatttttccaatacgggctCACTTAtggaaaatgtcctttttttaatatcaaaaatttaccattAAATGACTATAGAAAGAGCACtttaactgttcatatacaaagaaaaaaatttatatttcatatttaaCAACCCGTAaacagttttccaaaattcaaactatagacttagtaattgatgataatgtggaaaagtttatttttggtcaaatttacccccatgatcaaagttaccccgattTACGATACCTACATTGCGCTCGAAAAACTAAAACGCTCTTGTATAAAGCTCAAAAATCTTAGTGAATCCCTAGAATAGTTCAATTAGAAGAATGTGGTTCGTGCGAAGCTGTGTTCTCTGTTGAACATGCCAATTGtctattttcaacattttatccTAAATTTAAACCTAATTCTTGAAAGATAACAAGAATTACTCACATTATCCCTGTTAATTGCAACTGCCTCCCGTGCCATCACATTCTTCGCTGAGGCCGTGTTCTTCCGATTTATGAAAACCACTCCCACCAGGTAGGATCCAATTCCAAATGGAAAGGCATAGATCAGCTCCTTCTTCACGACCGGCACAATATTCCGGAACACTCTCAGCAGCCGGGCCAGTACtaaaataaaaggtttttttaaaataaattttgtatgcgGAGAGTTtctgttttgataaaataaatcttaCGAATCACATCGATTGCGCTCTGATGGTTGATGATCGCAACGCCGCCATTCTTAATGTTGATGTTCTCCTTCCCCCGAATTTCGTACTCCACCCCCATCAGTTCGATGAACTTGTAGGCGACAATTCCTGGAACCCTATAAGAGgtgaaaaagttatcaaaattaaaccgaactttaaaaaattaatttcaaacaattGGGATAACTTACAAAGCATTGAGGGGCCTCCTGGGTCGAAGGACAAAGTAAGGGATGGGTACGACCAGCACCAGGAAGGCCACGAACAGCACTGACCCCAGTTTTGTGTAGTACCGAAACGTGGGCCATATCCAACTTAGTAGAATGACCCCGGTGAACACCTGCACGAAGATGTTTTCCAGGAACAGGGCCTGTTGGGAAGAGATGAAAAGGAGAAACTTTTTAAGAAGATTCAAATGATCAAACggtcaaaaatagtttttgatataagtcatagtccttgtcctagtccttgtcctagtccttgtcctagtccttgtcctagtccttgtcctagtccttgtcctagtccttgtcctagtccttgtcctagtccttgtccttgtccttgtcctagtccttgtcctagtccttatcctagtccttgtcctagtccttgtcctagtccttgtcctagtccttgtcctagtccttgtcctagtccttgtccttgtccttgtcctagtccttgtcctagtccttgtcctagtccttgtcctagtccttgtcctagtccttgtcctagtctttgtcctagtccttgttctagtccttgtcctagtccttgtcctagtccttgtcctagtccttgtcctagtccttgttctagtccttgtcctagtccttgtcctagtccttgtcctaaagtctgcttcatttaatattggaacacaaacaattgcgtgtagttcagtcatttattaacgaattcataatttgtttttcatacaactgtagcattttctttactctttcataaaataaattaaaaaaattcttcattgctgtttcgaagaaattctcgtactcgtactcgtaagaaaactgtgcacaatttgatctctccgttcggcttccatgcggttgtttacaaaatgctatcgtttggtgttatgaaataaatacatggtgaaaggtaatgaatttcccgacacgtgggtgaaaaaagtttccaaatccgtccactaggagcgccacaatgagcaaaagaatttgttccaatattaaatgaagcagactttagtccttgtcctagtccttgtcctagtctttgtcctagtccttgtcctagtccttgtcctagtccttgtcctagtccttgtcctagtccttgtcctagtccttgtcctagtccttgtcctagtccttgtcctagtccttgtcctagtccttgtcctagtccttgtcctagtccttgtcctagtccttgtcctagtccttgtcctagtccttgtcctagtccttgtcctagtccttgtcctagtccttgtcctagtccttgtcctagtccttgtcctagtccttgtcctagtccttgtcctagtccttgtcctagtccttgtcctagtccttgtcctagtccttgtcctagtccttgtcctattccttgtcctagtccttgtcctagtccttgtcctagtccttgtcctagtccttgtcctagtccttgtcctagtccttgtcctagtccttgtcctagtccttgtcctagtccttgtcctagtccttgtcctagtccttgtcctagtccttgtcctagtccttgttctagtccttgtcctagtccttgtcctagtccttgtcctagtccttgtcctagtccttgtcctagtccttgtcctagtccttgtcctagtccttgtcctagtccttgtcttagtccttgtcctagtccttgtcctagtccttgtcctagtccttgtcctagtccttgtcctagtccttgtcctagtccttgtcctagtccttgtcctagtccttgtcctagtccttatcctagtccttgtcctagtccttgtcctagtccttgtcctagtccttgtcctagtccttgtcctagtccttgtcctagtccttgtcctagtccttgtcctagtccttgtcctagtccttgtcctagtccttgtcctagtccttgtcctagtccttgtcctagtccttgtcctagtccttgtcctagtccttgtcctagtccttgtcctagtccttgtcctattccttgtcctagtccttgtcctagtccttgtcctagtccttgtcctagtccttgtcctagtccttgtcctagtccttgtcctagtccttgtcctagtccttatcctagtccttgtcctagtccttgtcctagtccttgtcttAGTTCTGGCACTAGTGCTTGTCCTAGGATCTGGTTAGCTTAATACTAACTATACAATGCAGCTTCCATCTTCAAAGCTCGTTTTTTAAACTGGTTAACTAATTTTCGACACAAAATTTTAGACTTGAATTTTTGCTCAACACAAcccaaaaaatgaaatataccAGAAGACacctttataaaaaatattgtttaagctTTCGATCCAACtgctaaacaaaaattaagaataatttCCGTGCGACAAAACTAATCCTCATCTGTTTTCACAGGACCAGAACAAGAAATTAGGATCTCGTGCTACCGTTtatcaatgaataaataatCAGTAAGTTTCACGGTTGAAAGAAGGGATCTGTGAGAGTCTAATCAGGTGAATGATTTTTCACGCCTTCCAATCGTAATATTGACACCCCTAAAGTACAAACTTGTACATCAATAGTCAATGGCTATCACTCGTTCGGTGAAGatgattaaaaaacttttcacctTCGGCAGTTTGGAATGTGTTTTTCCACTGGTTCTTCGGCTTTTGCGTATCTTCAACGCCTGGGAAACGGACCGAAGGCGGATGTGGGGCCTCTACTGTTATCCTGTGTTGCATTTCTTCACTCGGCTTCTTCCGCTCTTAGCTTATGTTGATACCGGAAATACGAGGGCCGTGCTACGCGTCATAGGTCAGGGCATATTTGGAGCTATGTTCTATCCGGTCATTGCCATGTACATTTGGAAGTTACCCCGGCTGATGAATCTTGTTGACCTGATCAAGAACAAGTTTTTGAAGtgtatgataatttttgttgaaccttttttcaaattttcatcttttttatgcattttgcaGATTGTAATGGCAGTGAGCAGCCCGAGTTTAAAGCTACAATCATTGAAACGAACAAAACCGTTCGTAGAATTTGCTACTTCTATTTGGCTTACAGCGCCCTGAACATACCGATATACATCGTATTTCCTATTCTATTCACACTTTGTCAGTACAACTCTCGGGCAGACGACAACGAACCGTTTCAATTTAACTTTCCCAATCAGTACGTTTATTTCGATTAATTATTCATTCATTGAAGTGCATACAATTGACTAAATTCTCCTTCCGGCGACGCCAGGTTACCATTTTTGGATCAGCACAAATTGGGACACTATCTGCTCTGCCAGGCCATTGTGGGACCAATCATACTGTTGAGTGCCATATTTTTGTCCCTAAAATCGATGCTTTACTACGGGGTGTTGAAGTATGTGGCCCTCATGTTCAAACTGGTGGCCGTACGAATTCGGCTATTGAACCACCGAAAGGCCCACATGAGTGCCGCACTTCTGGAACGGGAGCTGGA
It includes:
- the LOC129748816 gene encoding 1-acyl-sn-glycerol-3-phosphate acyltransferase alpha-like; translation: MDALLEGVQALFLENIFVQVFTGVILLSWIWPTFRYYTKLGSVLFVAFLVLVVPIPYFVLRPRRPLNALVPGIVAYKFIELMGVEYEIRGKENINIKNGGVAIINHQSAIDVILLARLLRVFRNIVPVVKKELIYAFPFGIGSYLVGVVFINRKNTASAKNVMAREAVAINRDNLKLAIFPEGTRHDRDTLLPFKKGAFHVAVATQSVIQPIVISKYHFLDHKKRRFGTGRIIVKVFPEISTKGLTKDDINDLVDQCHRKMEAEFIALSEEVKPYCHL